TGCGCTGAACCGCATCAGAGCTGATATTGCAGCCGGCGCATCTCTTTCACAGTCTTTCAGTCGCCATCCAAAAGTCTTCAACGAACTCTACACTTCCATGTTAGCGGCGGGTGAAGAGGCTGGTATTCTTGAGAAAGTGCTGAAAAATTTGTCTAACCTTCTCGACCGTGAATTTACCATCCAAAAAAATATCAAGAGTGCCACATTATACCCTAAGATTGTTGTTTTTGTTTTGGTGTGTGCAGTTGCTTTTTTGATGACCTTTGTGATTCCAAAGTTTGCCGAGTTTTATTCCCATTATGGAGCAGACCTTCCGCTTCCAACCAGAATGCTTATTGCCATCAGTAACTTTGTGATGAACTATTGGTATATTGCGATTGCTGGTGTGGTAGGTATTGTCTATCTCTATAAACGGTTTTACAGCACTCATACTGGGCGTATGAAAATTGATAAAATGCAGTTTAACCTTCCAGTGTTTGGTCCCCTCAATTTGAAAGTTGCAAACTCACGCTTTGGCCATATTATGGCAGCGCTTTATAGCTCGGGCTTATCAATGCCCAGATGTCTAGACGTTGTGGCAAACGTGATTGGAAACGCAGCGTTTGCTCTGGAAGTGAAAAAAATCAGAGATGATATTTCAAGAGGGTCAACCCTTTCAGAAGGTATGCGTTCTCGATCTTATTTTCCCTTGGTGATGATAGAAACCACATCGGTTGGTGAAAAGGCTGGTGCTTTGGATGAAATGCTGTCCACTATTGCAGAGCACTATGACATCGAAATTGATCATACCGTAAAAAATCTTACTACATTGCTAGAGCCCATTATGCTTGTTGGTATTTTTGGAATGGTGATATTGCTTGCGCTGGCCATTCTTCTTCCAATGTGGAGTTTGGCAACCGTGGTGAAATAAAAAATGGCAGAGGAAGTTATTGTGAACCGAGAATATCGTATCGTTGGAAAAGAGCTTGTTCTAGTTGCGCTTGTTATTTTTTTATCACTCATGCTTTCCGGAAGTTTGTATAAAGCGCGAGTGCAAAAAGAAAATGCAAAAATTTTGCGAAATGAACTTACGATGTTGAGGTCGGGAGTGATGTTATATTACACGCTCAACAAAAAATTTCCTGATTCACTTGAAAGTTTGGAGAAAGAAAGCTATGAGTCTCCGGATGGAAAAAAAATGGTGTATTTAGAAAAGATGCCACCACAAAAAAAGGGAGAGTATATAGATCCTTTTGGTGAGACATACCAGTATAATTCAAAAACGGGTTGGATAGAAAGTAAGGCGAAGGGATTTCATTATTGGTAGATGTATAACTTGCTTCAAGGGGGGAAGATGTACAATCGCGAAAAGAAAAGATCGATCGAAAAACTAGCTCTCTTCGGAGCTGTTCTTTTAACTGCCGGATTACTGATTGCGTCTATTCGGTTTGAACAACACATTAACAAGCAAAAGGCTATGTTTTATGAGTTGCAGCTTTTAAGAACTTCTGTTCAACTTTTTAAATCTATTAACCAGAGAAGTCCTGAAAGCATTAAAGAGCTTATCGAAACCGAATACAAGTTTCCGAATGAAGAAAGAAAGAGAAAGTATCTTGAATACGTTCCTCCAATGTCTGAAGAAGGAGACGTTTTAGATCCTTTTGAGCACGCCTACGCCTATGATGTCAAAACAGCTTGGGTGAGAAGTTCAAGTAAGGGGTATGAGTTTTGGTAGGGTTGTTTTTCACCCTTTTATAGTGCTCTCGGCTTCGTTTGCTATAGCTTTATTTTAGAACTTATCCGGCGCAGAGAGCTTGTGTTCATTGATTTTCCAAGGTGTGTCATTTTCTCTTTTAAGGAGTGCTTGTTTTTTCTCCTTATAAAACAAAAGATTAGGCCTATAAAAAAAGAATAAAAAGACTAGACGGAAAAAATGAGAAGAGTATAATTTTAAGAAGTAGGAAATGCAGTAGAAACAGCTGCAATATTTACTAAAAACTAGTGTGGGGCAAGAGTGATGGTCACGCTTGCTGCAATTTGAGAAGGGGGTAACGGTTATGAATCAAAAGGGCTTTACACTTATTGAGCTTGTGCTCGTCATTGCTATCCTGGGTATTTTGGCGATTGCTGCAATGCCAAGATTCCTCGAGCTCGCGACTTCTGCTGAACAAGCAAGTCGTGACGGTGTGATCGGTGCGGTTAGAGCTGGAGTTCAGCTTTCTCGTGCCAATGATATGATCGAAAATGGTGGTACCGGTTCGTATCCTGCAGCTCTAGATACAGCTGCTGTTGGTGCTTGTGCCGGAGATTGTTTCAACGGCATCTTAGCAAATGGTATTGATGATGCCAGCTGGCAAAAAGTTGATACTACAACCTATTCGTTTGATGATGGTAATGGTGCTGTAAACTATTCCTATACTCAAGCAACAGGACTCTTCGAGGTTGAAGCAGCGGCTCCTTAACAAATTTTTTTGCTAAGGATTGCAATTGTTATGAACGAAAAGGAACCAAGATATTTTAGACTTGGTTCCTTTTTATTTGTTCTTCATGTTTTCTTTTTTGTCCGAGTACAGCAGTTAAAGCTAAGGCCCCTTGGGGCCGAAAACCGTTCTTCAGATTTCCCTGGATTAAATTCAGGAGCTTGCTCCCGAGTTTATGATATACGGAGAGTGAAATGAATCATGAGCATGAAATAAAGGTGAAAAAAGAAGAAGGGTCATTTCTTCATCTTTTGTTTTTCTTTGCTTTTCTTTCCCTCCTTCTTCTTTTGGGAATGTTTATTATTTCCAAATCACTTCAAAATAATCTTCTGCTTGATTATGAGTTAATTGCAACAGCCTTAGCACAAGAAAAAATGGAAGAAGTTGTTTCCCATAAAGCCTATTATGGCTTTGAATATATTACACCAGAGATATATCCTGAGGAAGATTTCTCAGAAGATTTTTCTATGTTTCAGAGAATGGTTTCTATTGAGAATGTAAAGTCTGAGAACTTTTCTCGTGCTTCTTCTGATTCAGGATACAAAAAAGTTACGGTAATGGTGAGTTGGGGTGGCGACAAAAAGCAATCAGTTTCTTTCTCAACATTACTCACTAGGTATTAAATGGAAAAAAATATTTACAAAAAAAAGCTGCCTTATGAAAACGTGCTCATAACTCTCTTTGTGGTTATTGTTATCGGCGTTGGCGCTTCCCTTTTTTTTACGAGCAAAGAAATTTATTACCTCATTTCCAATAGAG
This genomic interval from Deltaproteobacteria bacterium CG11_big_fil_rev_8_21_14_0_20_42_23 contains the following:
- a CDS encoding general secretion pathway protein GspF; the protein is MPMYHYRARDKKGTLITGEIEANSPDELKESLFAQNCIPLKVHEIRSGQINFESVKGFFNRVRPEELMVFTRQFQTLFKAGVSMDTILSTMGQQVKSVALANALNRIRADIAAGASLSQSFSRHPKVFNELYTSMLAAGEEAGILEKVLKNLSNLLDREFTIQKNIKSATLYPKIVVFVLVCAVAFLMTFVIPKFAEFYSHYGADLPLPTRMLIAISNFVMNYWYIAIAGVVGIVYLYKRFYSTHTGRMKIDKMQFNLPVFGPLNLKVANSRFGHIMAALYSSGLSMPRCLDVVANVIGNAAFALEVKKIRDDISRGSTLSEGMRSRSYFPLVMIETTSVGEKAGALDEMLSTIAEHYDIEIDHTVKNLTTLLEPIMLVGIFGMVILLALAILLPMWSLATVVK